The Synechocystis sp. PCC 6714 genome includes the window CGGCAAAATCTTTCTCCCCGGGATTACCGTCGTTTACATGCAGAGCTAGCGGGCATTGACGGTTTGGATGTGCTGGATGGGAACCTTTCCCCCGATGCAGTGGAGCGTCGTCAACGGGCCACCATGTATCCTGATTCCGTGGGCATTGGCCATTACAACATTGATTTTCATCCCTGCTATTTGGAATATCCAGTGGAAAAACCGGGTAACATTGAACGCCCAGGGGAACGGCAAGCCCATACTCCCTCCTATCCATTCCAAATTCCCCTGCGGGCTATGATTCCCCAACGCATTGATAATCTCCTTGTCGTGGGCAAAACCATTGCCACTAGTCATATTGCGGCGGCGGCTTATCGAGTCCATTCTTTTGAATGGTCTTCTGGGGCCGCGGCGGGTATTGTGGCGGTGGATGGGTTGCAAAATGATTATTTGCCCTATCAATTGGTAAATCAAACCGCTTTAATTGCTAATCCAAAATTGTTGCAACTACGGCGCAAAATTGACGGCACGGACAATCCCACTGTATTTCCCAACACATCCATTTTCACCAGCTTTGAAAACTGGAAGTAGACAATTCTTGGTAGTTATCTAGATGAAAAACAGCAGAATTTGATCCACCAAATCGACTTCGTCGAGGGCGATGAGGGCTACCCCAGCGGTGATTACACTAATACCAAGCCAACGGGCCAGAGGAATGGTTTCCTTGAGCAAAAATTTCGCCCCGAATAAACTCATCACGTACCCCAAGGCCCCCGCCGGCCGGATCAGGCTAATATCCGTCCAACTGAGCAGGGAAATAAAAGTAACAAAACTGATGGTTTGACAACCAATACCCCCTAAAACCGAAGGATGGGAAAGAATACGACCAATTAACCTGACCATTTTCAGGGGCGATTGCAACCTCACAGGGCCAATTTGTTTCATGCCCCGGGCAATGAGTACGTCCCCGGCGGAGTCGGTGAAAATTAAAATTAAAATACCCAACCAAACCCTAGAAAGGGCGATGCCCACAGGAAATAACCACAATGGCGATCGCCGGGAAGAATTAACGGTAACAGAAGGAGTTGGGGAAGAACCAAACTTTTCCCCCATCAAGCGAGAGCGGTTGCGATGTTCCGACCAACAGACAATAAAAACGCCACTGGCGATCATGAAAGTGGCCAGCCAGCGATAAAAGGACACATCTTCCCCCAGGATTAGCCAAGCGAGGAGGGCATTGAGGATATAGCTAGAAGAAAAGAGGGGTAAAACTAAGCTCAGATCCAGTCGGGATGTGGCGGTGAAATATAAAAACAGGGCAAACAGTAAGGTGATTACCCCAAAGACAATCCAAGGGGAAGTGAGCAGATAAAGAAATAGACCCCACAAACCCCAGAGGCTATAGTCCTCCACCGCGCCGAACACTTTCATGCCCCGGCTGAGCCAAATATCCCCCAAAACCTGGGTGGTGACCATGGTTAGCAGTAAACCAATGGTTTTCCACTCCGTTAACGTTAAACGTTTAGCTCCACTGAGCAAGGTTGTCCTCCACCTCGTAAATGCTGACGTTCAATGTTTCCCACCATTAACTAAAAATTAGCCCACGAACATGGCCAGGCCATCTGTGGCCTTAAGCTGGTGATCAGCTGCCCGTTCAGGATGGGGCATCATGCCCAGCACATTACCTCCACTATTGCTGATACCAGCAATATTGTGCAGAGAACCGTTGGGATTGCTATCTGCCGTCAATTCCCCCTGGGTGTTACTGTAGCGGAAAAGAATTTGGCCGTTATCTTCCAAAGCTTTTAAGGTATCTTCATCGGCAAAGTAGCGGCCTTCCCCGTGGGCAATGGGGAGAGTAATTACCTGTTGGGATTGGTAACCTTTAGTCCAGGCGGTCTGGTTGCTTTCCACCCGCACGGTCACCCGGTCGCAAATAAAATGTAAATCCCGATTACGAATTAAGGCCCCCGGCAATAGCCCCACCTCCGTTAGCACTTGAAAACCGTTACAGATACCCAACACCCTTTTTCCCGCTTTGGCGTGGTCAATGATCGCCTGCATAATGGGGGAAAATCTGGCGATCGCCCCGCAGCGGAGATAATCACCATAGCTAAAGCCCCCTGGCAAAACCACCACATCCACCCCTTGGAGATCCGTTTCCTGATGCCAAATGAATCGGGTTGGCCGGTCCAACAAACCGGCGGTGACAGTGGCAATGTCCCGGTCGCAGTTAGAACCGGGGAAGACAATAATACCAAAGCTGGTCATGGCGTGACGGCGCCTTCTAGGGCGGTAATTTCAAAGCAATAATTTTCGATCACCGTATTGGCCAATAGTTGGTCACACATGGTGTCCAGTTGTTGGGAAGCGGTGGCTTCGTCCGGGGCCTCGAGGGTCAACTCAATATATTTACCAATTCTGACTTGGGCAACGGAATCGTAACCCAATTGTTGTAAACCTGATTGCACTGCGGTACCGGCCGGATCGAGCACAGAGGGACGCAGGGTGACGTAAATACGACAATGGTAGGAATGGGACATGGAGGGCCTTACCGGGGAATCTGCCACTGTTAATCCTGCCTTAGAAAGTCTTTCTCGGCAAGGTTTGTGCTTCGGGGGAGCTTCGATGGGGATGCTTGGCAATTAGTAACCTAGGCTGATAGCACCGGGCGGGATTATTGCTCGCCCCTGGTTGACCAATACCACCAGTTCTCCTTGGGGAGTAATGGTTTCAATGATACCAAGGCCATTAGCCCAGCTAATTTCCCGACCTCGATGGGCAAATAATTGGAGATAATCTGCCAGAATAGCTGAAATTCCCTGCCGTTGATAACGTTGCCAACCAAGGGTGAGCCCCGCTAGGGTAATTTCGGCCAAATCCGTCAGGTTAGTTAAACTGTCAATTGATTCTGCCTCGCAAAATGGCCCTAGGGCAATGCCGGTAGCCGGTGGGGGGTTAATCCAGTTAATGCCCACTCCAATGATGGCATTGGTGATTATGCCCTCACTGATTTTGCTTTCCGTTTTAATCCCGGCCAATTTTTTACCCTGCAACAGTAAATCATTGGGCCATTTGAGTCGTACAGGAATACCGTGTCTAACCAGAGCATGGGCAATGCCCCAGGCACTCCATAAAACTAGGTGAGGGCTATTTGCCGCAGGTAAGTTGGTTTCCAACCAGAGGGATAGGTACAATCCTCCCGGAGCAGAGTGCCAACTACGCCCCCATTGCCCTTGGCCAGTGGTTTGTTCCCTGGCGATCGCCACTAGGGGGGGTTGATAACCCTGATGCCGTAAATTCCACAGGAGTTTGTTAGTGGAGTCGGTGCAGACAGGGGCAATTACCTTTAACCCGGAAATAATATCCGGACAAGCTAGGGTCATGGGTTGGCCATGGCCTTCCTGCCAAGCTTGGTTTAGCCAATCCCCGCTCACCGTGTTGTTGATTTCTGCCATGGCAGTTTGAACAGAGAACCTTAGGGCACCACCATTACTGGACAGGGAGAAAGATTAATCACCCTGGCGGTAACACTTTCCGCGGCCCCTTCCGTGGTGAGGCCCAAACCCCGACAGCCCATGATAATCAAGTCCGCATTTACTTCATCGGCCACATCACAGATAGTGAAGGAAGCCATCCCCTCCCGTTCAATGGTTTCTGTGGCAATGCCCTGTTGGGAAAAAACAGCCCGGGCCGCCTCCAACAATTCGGCCACCATTTGGGGGGAATTCATCCCGTGGGCTTCATGGTCTTGGCCAGGGGGATTTTTTTCCACCACCGACAGCAAAACCAAACGGCTTTGGTGGATCTTGACTAAATCCGCCACCATCTGGGCCGCATCCCTGGCTTCCCGGCTCCGGTCTAGGGGAAATAAAATGGTTTTGAACATAATTACACCTCCGCTATCCTCTACCAATAACGCGATTAGGCGATCGCCAGCAATTAATCGACATCAAATTTTACAGGCATTGCCGGATCGTTTGATAAACCGAGAAGATTCAAATGCTGTTTAACTAAGAATTAATCCCTTTCTCTGCGACTAAAACCCCCATTAAACCAGCGGCAATGGGATAGTGGGTTGCCTTGGTAAAACCAGCCCCCAGGGCAAGTTTGATTTGGGCAGAACCACGGGGGAAGCGGTCTAAACTGGGTTGGAGATAGGCATATTCGTCGGTTAACTGCCATTGTTTTGCCATGGGCACCACCACATTGGCCAGGTACCAACGCTGAAAATTTTTCACTAGGGCATTGCTGGGTTGATGGAAGTCGAGAATAGCTACTTTTTTGCCTGGTTTCACAACCCGGTGCAATTCCTTGAGGGCCTGGGGAATATCCCCTACATTCCGCAGACCGTAACCCATGGTGGCTCCGTCAAATTCATTATCAGCAAAGGGTAAGGCCAAAGCATCTCCTTGCACCCATTGCATCGGTAATTGAGTATATTGGCGTTGATGTTTGCCAGCGGCGATCGCCAATAGTTCAGCACAAAAATCCACCCCCACAACTACTCCACTGGGCCCGACCACCTTTGCCCCCTGGAAAGCTAAATCCCCACTGCCACAGCACACATCCAGGAGGCGATCGCCAAGGACAACACCGCTCCATTTCACGGCCATGGCTTTCCAAATATGGTGCTGGCCAAAGCTTAAAAATGAGTTAAGGTCATCATATTGGGATGCAATGCGGGCGAAAATTTTCCGCACATTCTCTTGGGTCGGCTGGGCTTGGGGGGAATTACTCATCCAACTTTCCGGATTCTTTTTGACGTCACGTGAATTACTAATGATCCTGCGGTACAGGAAGTTTCATTATTTATCCGCAAGAGCACAACCAATAACTGCTTACGCTTTTTTGAACTTTCACCACTATATCGCTCTTCTATCAGAGAAGGAAAGACAAAATAGAGAAAAAGAGCTGAAAGGCAGAGGTCCTATATGATTGCGCCGCGAGAAGCAAAAGAAACAATAGAATTTATAGACAAATATTGTGAAGCCTACAGAGACTTGTTTCCAGAAGTGAGAGGTTTCGAATATTTCAAATATTTACATTTAGAATTAATTGTAGATATAAAAAGGAGAAGATTTGCAGAAATGGCGAGGGTAGTGGGACTAGAAAATAGACAATGATTTGACTATTTCTTTAATCATATTTCCTGATAAATAGAGGAAGCAGGAAGAATTAATATAACTTTGAATTTGGCAGAATGGGAAGCGATACCAATCATTATTGATAAAACAGTAGTCAAAAAAGAAGAGAAAAATAGACTATATAGCCCGCCATTATATTGGGAATCCAGGAAAAATAAAAAGCGGTTGAGCAAAATTATTGTATGCCCAAATACTAGGGATGTGTTAGATTAGCCATTGTAAAATTTTAATAAATTGTGCTCATTGATCTAACGTAAGCTTGAAATCAATACTGAGATAACGATATGTGACCAAACTCACCTAATTTTTCTGCCAAAACAGAAAAGAACAGAGCTAAAACAGTCAAGAAAGCTTCATCTTACTAATTAATTTACTATCTCCAAACTGCCCACGGAGGAAGTGTGTAGGCGGTGAAGTTGAAGGGAAAAAGTGGTGGAGAGCAGGTAAAAGCCTTATTTACCGAGGATTTAGTCCCCATCTATGGAAGCCTGAGAATAGGTCGATTAGCTATAATGACGGACATTGCCCATGTCTGATTTTTCGCCGTTCACACTATCTACCGCTGATTTTTTATGTTTCTTGAAGAACTGAAACCCATCACCCGTGAGCTTTGCCAACAGCCGATCGCCTTTGCTGGGGGATTTGTGTCCGGGGTACTGCGGTTAAAATTGACCGATGATCCCCTGAAAAAATGGTTACAAAAACAAGGGGTAACGGACTTTTCCGGTGCGGACATTGACCAGAATTCCCGGGATAATCGCCCCCAAAGCATTGACATCGACTGATATTGAAATACCGCTATGGGTTCCAGGGGAAGGTTACACCTCCCCTAAAAGTCCACTTCCCACATACTATCGAGCAAAACAGCAGCCCGGAAGCTTTTACCCAGTTGACGTTGGGCGTAGTAACGCATCAGATTTTCCGCCTTAACCCAGTCCCAAGCACGAAAATTTTTCTGGGCGATCGCCGGTAGGTATTGCTGGGGGTTAGGGAGAGAACTTTGGTTTAATTGTTGCAACAGGCTCAGTTCCATGGCCGTTAACCGTCGCAGGTGGGGAATAGGCCCCATATCCCCGGAACTACAGAGATCGACAATGCCCCCTAACTCTGGGCTAAACCCAACCCGCCATTGGCGATCATAAAAATTAGGACTAACGCTTTGGGCCGTGATGGCACAGTGATGAAATTGGGGTGCAAATCCTTCCGCACCGAGGCAATGGAATAGCGCTTGGGCCAAATGGCCGTAAAGATTTTCCCCGGTGGCTTCCGTTTCTAGCCGCCGCAAGTGCTCCGTAAATAGCTCGTAAAGGGATGCTTGGGCACTGGCTTCCGTCCCTAGGGCCAGAATTAGTTCGATTAAATATTGCCCCGCCGCCAAGTTACAGACATTTTGTCCCAGGCCAGGATAGGAATATTGGGTTTCCGCTTGATTAATGCGGTCTAAATTTTTACCTGAAAATAACAGAAACTGGTTAACCACAAAGAGCTCCGTGCGACCCCTGAGGCTAGATTTAGGTTTTCTTGCCCCCGGAGCAATGGCACGGATTAACCCATGGTCAGGCGAAAAAATAGTAACCAGGCGATCGGATTCCCCAAAGGCCATACCTTTAACAATAATGCCTAGGGTTTGGTACGTACGGCTCAAATTAATCTTTGATCATTAACTCAGTCTTTGGCGTTTCAAGAAAAGTCAAACTGCCCTTTTCTCCGTCCAATTCTACTTCACCACCCACCGCTAACACTGCATTAACAGCACCATGGCCAAAGGGTAAATCCGCCACAATGGGTATACCTAAATTCCCCAGGCGATCGCCAAGTACCTCTTCCACTGTGCAACTGGGGAAACCGTTAGGAGCCTCACAGCCACTGAACTGCCCCAGGGCAATACCCGCCAATTTGCTTAAATTGCCCGAAGCTCGCCATTGGGTTAACATACGGTCAATGCGGTAGGGCGCCTCCCCCACATCTTCGATCGCCAAAATTACCTTGTCAAAATTCGGTTGCCAGTCAGTACCCAAAAAATGGGTGGCAACGGTTAAGTTACCAGCGATTAAACGCCCTTGGACCTTCCCTAGGTGCCAACCTTTGCCTGTCAATGGGGCGAGGGGAGAACCTTGGAGATAATTATGGAGTCGTTCCAAGGCCCAATCCGGCTCATCGCCGAGGGTGGTTAATACTGGCCCGTGGAGGCTAATAATGCCCGATTTCAGCAGACTCCATAAAAGGCCAGTCACGTCGGAAAAACCAATTAGCCATTTGGGTTGATCAATTTCTGGCCATTGCCAATTTTCCAGTAGCCGGGCCGAGCCATAACCCCCCCGACTG containing:
- a CDS encoding EamA family transporter, whose translation is MLSGAKRLTLTEWKTIGLLLTMVTTQVLGDIWLSRGMKVFGAVEDYSLWGLWGLFLYLLTSPWIVFGVITLLFALFLYFTATSRLDLSLVLPLFSSSYILNALLAWLILGEDVSFYRWLATFMIASGVFIVCWSEHRNRSRLMGEKFGSSPTPSVTVNSSRRSPLWLFPVGIALSRVWLGILILIFTDSAGDVLIARGMKQIGPVRLQSPLKMVRLIGRILSHPSVLGGIGCQTISFVTFISLLSWTDISLIRPAGALGYVMSLFGAKFLLKETIPLARWLGISVITAGVALIALDEVDLVDQILLFFI
- the purQ gene encoding phosphoribosylformylglycinamidine synthase subunit PurQ gives rise to the protein MTSFGIIVFPGSNCDRDIATVTAGLLDRPTRFIWHQETDLQGVDVVVLPGGFSYGDYLRCGAIARFSPIMQAIIDHAKAGKRVLGICNGFQVLTEVGLLPGALIRNRDLHFICDRVTVRVESNQTAWTKGYQSQQVITLPIAHGEGRYFADEDTLKALEDNGQILFRYSNTQGELTADSNPNGSLHNIAGISNSGGNVLGMMPHPERAADHQLKATDGLAMFVG
- the purS gene encoding phosphoribosylformylglycinamidine synthase subunit PurS; translated protein: MADSPVRPSMSHSYHCRIYVTLRPSVLDPAGTAVQSGLQQLGYDSVAQVRIGKYIELTLEAPDEATASQQLDTMCDQLLANTVIENYCFEITALEGAVTP
- a CDS encoding biotin--[acetyl-CoA-carboxylase] ligase — encoded protein: MAEINNTVSGDWLNQAWQEGHGQPMTLACPDIISGLKVIAPVCTDSTNKLLWNLRHQGYQPPLVAIAREQTTGQGQWGRSWHSAPGGLYLSLWLETNLPAANSPHLVLWSAWGIAHALVRHGIPVRLKWPNDLLLQGKKLAGIKTESKISEGIITNAIIGVGINWINPPPATGIALGPFCEAESIDSLTNLTDLAEITLAGLTLGWQRYQRQGISAILADYLQLFAHRGREISWANGLGIIETITPQGELVVLVNQGRAIIPPGAISLGY
- a CDS encoding universal stress protein, giving the protein MFKTILFPLDRSREARDAAQMVADLVKIHQSRLVLLSVVEKNPPGQDHEAHGMNSPQMVAELLEAARAVFSQQGIATETIEREGMASFTICDVADEVNADLIIMGCRGLGLTTEGAAESVTARVINLSPCPVMVVP
- the ubiE gene encoding bifunctional demethylmenaquinone methyltransferase/2-methoxy-6-polyprenyl-1,4-benzoquinol methylase UbiE yields the protein MSNSPQAQPTQENVRKIFARIASQYDDLNSFLSFGQHHIWKAMAVKWSGVVLGDRLLDVCCGSGDLAFQGAKVVGPSGVVVGVDFCAELLAIAAGKHQRQYTQLPMQWVQGDALALPFADNEFDGATMGYGLRNVGDIPQALKELHRVVKPGKKVAILDFHQPSNALVKNFQRWYLANVVVPMAKQWQLTDEYAYLQPSLDRFPRGSAQIKLALGAGFTKATHYPIAAGLMGVLVAEKGINS
- the recO gene encoding DNA repair protein RecO, whose amino-acid sequence is MSRTYQTLGIIVKGMAFGESDRLVTIFSPDHGLIRAIAPGARKPKSSLRGRTELFVVNQFLLFSGKNLDRINQAETQYSYPGLGQNVCNLAAGQYLIELILALGTEASAQASLYELFTEHLRRLETEATGENLYGHLAQALFHCLGAEGFAPQFHHCAITAQSVSPNFYDRQWRVGFSPELGGIVDLCSSGDMGPIPHLRRLTAMELSLLQQLNQSSLPNPQQYLPAIAQKNFRAWDWVKAENLMRYYAQRQLGKSFRAAVLLDSMWEVDF
- a CDS encoding LD-carboxypeptidase — its product is MFSLPEKFRQPAPLQPGDRLTVVSPSGSLRELVDFQKGVEIWRSWGYEVTFSQGYENRLGYLAGTDQQRREDLLNAWLDPDCKGILCSRGGYGSARLLENWQWPEIDQPKWLIGFSDVTGLLWSLLKSGIISLHGPVLTTLGDEPDWALERLHNYLQGSPLAPLTGKGWHLGKVQGRLIAGNLTVATHFLGTDWQPNFDKVILAIEDVGEAPYRIDRMLTQWRASGNLSKLAGIALGQFSGCEAPNGFPSCTVEEVLGDRLGNLGIPIVADLPFGHGAVNAVLAVGGEVELDGEKGSLTFLETPKTELMIKD